In Erpetoichthys calabaricus chromosome 15, fErpCal1.3, whole genome shotgun sequence, one DNA window encodes the following:
- the atf3 gene encoding cyclic AMP-dependent transcription factor ATF-3 isoform X1: MQPLSDISKYSSQRGRCGRRKKNKKRRRRRGEINGTDPRDSTSTQRDARALGSTMMLQHAALGLSEISASAVVPCLSPPVSLGFEDFANLTPLVKEELRSAIQNKRLFSGMSSMMESVMVSNEVTRDLPPVKKEATFEELERRKRRRERNKIAAAKCRNKKKERTDSLQKESEKLESINAELKAQIEELKTEKQQLIYMLNLHRPTCIVRAQNGRTPDDERNLFLQQIGEGVLQG, from the exons ATGCAACCTTTATCCGACATCTCAAAGTATTCTTCCCAGCGAGGGAGGTGCggaagaaggaagaagaataagaaaCGAAGGAGGAGGAGGGGGGAAATAAACGGGACTGATCCCAGAGACTCGACGAGCACGCAGAGAGACGCACGGGCGCTAGGTAG CACTATGATGCTTCAGCATGCTGCACTGGGCCTGTCGGAGATCAGCGCTTCAGCGGTGGTGCCTTGCTTGTCCCCTCCAGTGTCACTTGGCTTCGAGGACTTTGCCAACCTTACACCTCTAGTAAAAGAAGAGCTTAGATCTGCCATCCAGAACAAGCGCCTGTTTAGTGGAATGAGCTCCATGATGGAAAGCGTGATGGTGAGCAACGAGGTGACTCGAGACCTGCCACCTGTAAAGAAAGAG GCTACTTTTGAGGAACTGGAGAGGAGAAAAAGACGAAGAGAACGGAATAAAATAGCTGCAGCCAAATGCCGGAATAAAAAGAAGGAGAGGACAGACAGCTTACAAAAG GAATCGGAAAAACTAGAATCTATCAACGCCGAGCTGAAAGCTCAGATCGAGGAACTAAAGACGGAAAAGCAGCAGCTAATCTACATGCTAAACCTCCATCGACCAACATGCATCGTGCGAGCACAAAATGGCAGGACCCCTGACGACGAGCGCAACCTGTTCCTTCAGCAGATTGGCGAGGGTGTTTTGCAAGGCTAG
- the atf3 gene encoding cyclic AMP-dependent transcription factor ATF-3 isoform X2 yields MMLQHAALGLSEISASAVVPCLSPPVSLGFEDFANLTPLVKEELRSAIQNKRLFSGMSSMMESVMVSNEVTRDLPPVKKEATFEELERRKRRRERNKIAAAKCRNKKKERTDSLQKESEKLESINAELKAQIEELKTEKQQLIYMLNLHRPTCIVRAQNGRTPDDERNLFLQQIGEGVLQG; encoded by the exons ATGATGCTTCAGCATGCTGCACTGGGCCTGTCGGAGATCAGCGCTTCAGCGGTGGTGCCTTGCTTGTCCCCTCCAGTGTCACTTGGCTTCGAGGACTTTGCCAACCTTACACCTCTAGTAAAAGAAGAGCTTAGATCTGCCATCCAGAACAAGCGCCTGTTTAGTGGAATGAGCTCCATGATGGAAAGCGTGATGGTGAGCAACGAGGTGACTCGAGACCTGCCACCTGTAAAGAAAGAG GCTACTTTTGAGGAACTGGAGAGGAGAAAAAGACGAAGAGAACGGAATAAAATAGCTGCAGCCAAATGCCGGAATAAAAAGAAGGAGAGGACAGACAGCTTACAAAAG GAATCGGAAAAACTAGAATCTATCAACGCCGAGCTGAAAGCTCAGATCGAGGAACTAAAGACGGAAAAGCAGCAGCTAATCTACATGCTAAACCTCCATCGACCAACATGCATCGTGCGAGCACAAAATGGCAGGACCCCTGACGACGAGCGCAACCTGTTCCTTCAGCAGATTGGCGAGGGTGTTTTGCAAGGCTAG